A DNA window from Mycobacterium sp. IDR2000157661 contains the following coding sequences:
- the eccCa gene encoding type VII secretion protein EccCa has product MSRIIFQARRRIPVPPMRKGTITIEPPPELPRMVPPSLLRRVLPYLIVILIVGMIVALVATGMRLISPTTLFFPFVLLLAATALYRGTDNKMRTEEVDAERADYLRYLSVVRDNVRAHAAEQRAALEWSHPDPCLLVDVPGTRRQWERDPHDPDFLVIRTGLHDAPLNAALRVKDSVNEVDLEPLSHSALRGLLDVQRTVRAVPSGIDLARVSRVTVLGEPDEVRGVLRSWIIQAVTWHDPAVLGVALVAEDIECDDWSWLKWLSHNDVPGRIDGAGPARYLTQDAAELRSLLEPLVGERAPFGTAEDVSAKHLLVVVDDPGIDPSLLVPRGGLAGVTVVQRISEPPHREQYADPERPILRVVDGRIERWQTGGWQPYVDVADHVDAATARHVARRLSRWDSNPSHARTSSAGVATFSVLLGIPDAAALDVASLWAPRSRADELRVPIGVTATGEPLIFDLKDEAEGGMGPHGLMIGMTGSGKSQTLMSILLSLLTTHSADRLIVIYADFKGEAGADIFRDFPQVVAVISNMAEKRSLADRFADTLRGEVARREQLLMQAGRRIQGSAFNSVREYEAAIAAGHDLPPLPTLLVVADEFSLMLSDHPEYADLFDYVARKGRSFRIHLLFASQTLDVGRIKDIDKNTSYRIGLKVASPAVSRQIIGVEDAFHIEAGPEHKGEGYLVPAPGAMPVKFRSTYVDGIYDPPRVEKSVVVQSVPVPQLFTARHVEAPADTVVATDPAVHEDRPPRKLIATIGQQLAQYGPKAPRLWLPPLDEPIALDELLARSDVRERQWRWPLGEIDRPFAMQRDALVFDATSAAANVLIHGGPKSGKTTALQTFIMSAAALHTPRDVTFYCLDYGGGQLRDLENLAHVGSVASPLEPERIRRTFGELEQLLRARQSRSRSGNGAADNGERDEYGETFLVIDNLYAFSRDNTDTFNTRNPLLAKVTELINTGMSYGIHVVVTTPNWLEVPLAMRDGLGLRLELKLPDPRDSNVRVTGALRRPAEAVPAEQPGRGLTMAAEHFLFATPSASDIAVINARHAGVSAPPVRLLPPDLAPRLVAPLYPAPEQVVVGEREEDLAAVSLAFDQNPLLMVFGDAKSGKTTLLRHVIRTIREHSTPDEVAFTVIDRRLHLVDEPLFPDNEYTPNIDRITPAMLGLSALLEQRRPPAGLTPAQLSGWTHRSEQDGHTHYLIVDDVDQIPDAPAVSGPFAGQRPWTSIIGLLSQASELGLRVIVTARATGSAHALMTAPLLRRLNELQAAILMMSGNPQDSGKIRGHRFRRLPPGRAMLLDDGDGPTFLQLVNPAAGAIASGPANRPTDQGREYN; this is encoded by the coding sequence GTGAGCCGGATCATCTTTCAAGCGCGCCGCCGCATCCCCGTGCCGCCGATGCGCAAGGGCACCATCACCATCGAGCCGCCGCCGGAGCTGCCGCGGATGGTGCCGCCGTCGCTGCTGCGGCGCGTGCTGCCGTACCTGATCGTCATCCTGATCGTGGGCATGATCGTGGCGCTGGTGGCCACCGGTATGCGCCTGATCTCGCCGACCACGCTGTTCTTCCCGTTCGTCCTGTTGCTCGCGGCCACGGCGCTCTACCGCGGCACCGACAACAAGATGCGCACCGAGGAGGTCGACGCCGAGCGCGCCGACTACCTGCGCTACCTGTCGGTGGTGCGCGACAACGTGCGGGCCCACGCCGCCGAGCAGCGCGCGGCGCTGGAGTGGTCGCATCCCGACCCCTGCCTGCTCGTCGACGTGCCGGGCACCCGCAGGCAGTGGGAGCGTGACCCGCACGACCCCGACTTCCTGGTGATCCGCACGGGTCTGCACGATGCGCCCCTCAACGCCGCGCTGCGGGTGAAGGACAGCGTGAACGAGGTCGACCTGGAACCCCTGTCGCACAGCGCCTTACGGGGACTGCTCGACGTTCAGCGCACGGTGCGTGCGGTGCCGTCGGGCATCGACCTGGCCAGGGTCTCGCGCGTCACGGTGCTCGGTGAGCCCGACGAAGTGCGCGGCGTGCTGCGCTCCTGGATCATCCAGGCGGTGACCTGGCACGACCCAGCGGTGCTGGGTGTGGCGCTGGTGGCCGAGGACATCGAGTGCGACGACTGGTCATGGCTGAAGTGGCTGTCTCACAACGACGTTCCGGGGCGGATCGACGGTGCCGGGCCCGCCCGGTACTTGACGCAGGACGCCGCCGAGTTGCGCTCGCTGCTGGAGCCGCTAGTCGGCGAGCGCGCGCCGTTCGGCACCGCCGAGGACGTGAGCGCCAAACACCTGCTCGTCGTGGTCGACGACCCCGGCATCGACCCGAGCCTCCTGGTGCCGCGCGGCGGTCTGGCCGGTGTGACTGTGGTGCAACGCATTTCCGAGCCGCCGCACCGCGAGCAGTACGCCGATCCCGAACGGCCGATCCTGCGTGTGGTCGACGGCAGGATCGAACGATGGCAGACCGGCGGCTGGCAGCCGTACGTCGACGTCGCCGACCACGTCGACGCGGCCACCGCCCGCCACGTGGCGCGGCGGCTGTCCCGGTGGGATTCCAATCCCAGCCACGCGCGCACCAGCAGCGCCGGGGTGGCCACCTTCTCGGTGCTGCTCGGCATCCCCGACGCCGCGGCGTTGGACGTGGCGAGCCTGTGGGCGCCGCGGTCGCGCGCCGACGAACTGCGGGTGCCCATCGGGGTGACCGCCACCGGTGAACCGCTGATCTTCGACCTCAAGGACGAGGCCGAGGGCGGGATGGGACCGCACGGCCTGATGATCGGCATGACAGGCTCCGGCAAGTCACAGACGCTGATGTCGATCCTGTTGTCCCTGTTGACCACTCACTCGGCGGACCGGCTGATCGTCATCTACGCCGACTTCAAGGGCGAGGCAGGCGCCGACATCTTCCGTGACTTCCCCCAGGTCGTCGCGGTGATCTCCAACATGGCCGAGAAGCGATCGCTGGCCGACCGGTTCGCCGACACGCTGCGCGGCGAGGTCGCTCGCCGCGAACAGCTGCTGATGCAAGCCGGTCGCCGGATCCAGGGCAGCGCCTTCAACTCGGTGCGAGAGTACGAAGCGGCGATCGCCGCGGGACACGACCTGCCTCCGCTGCCGACGTTGCTGGTGGTCGCCGACGAGTTCTCGCTGATGCTGTCCGACCACCCCGAGTACGCCGACCTGTTCGACTACGTGGCGCGCAAGGGCCGCTCGTTCCGGATCCACCTGCTGTTCGCGTCGCAGACCCTCGACGTCGGCCGCATCAAGGACATCGACAAGAACACCTCGTACCGCATCGGTCTCAAGGTGGCCAGCCCGGCCGTCAGCCGTCAGATCATCGGCGTGGAAGACGCTTTCCACATCGAGGCGGGGCCCGAGCACAAGGGCGAGGGCTACCTGGTGCCCGCTCCCGGCGCGATGCCGGTCAAGTTCCGCAGCACATATGTCGACGGCATTTACGACCCGCCCCGCGTCGAGAAGTCCGTCGTGGTGCAGTCGGTTCCGGTGCCGCAGCTGTTCACCGCCCGTCACGTCGAGGCCCCGGCAGACACCGTCGTGGCCACCGACCCGGCGGTGCACGAGGACCGCCCGCCGCGCAAGCTCATCGCCACCATCGGCCAGCAGCTCGCCCAATACGGTCCGAAGGCGCCCCGGTTGTGGCTGCCCCCGTTGGACGAACCCATCGCCCTCGACGAGTTGCTTGCCCGCTCGGATGTGCGCGAGCGGCAGTGGCGTTGGCCGTTGGGCGAGATCGATCGGCCGTTCGCGATGCAGCGTGACGCGCTGGTGTTCGACGCCACGTCGGCGGCGGCCAATGTGCTCATCCACGGCGGACCGAAGTCGGGCAAGACCACCGCGTTGCAGACGTTCATCATGTCGGCGGCCGCGTTGCACACGCCGCGGGACGTCACGTTCTACTGCCTGGACTACGGTGGCGGGCAGTTGCGTGATCTCGAGAACCTCGCCCACGTCGGCAGCGTCGCCTCGCCTTTGGAGCCCGAGCGCATCCGCCGCACGTTCGGTGAACTCGAGCAGCTGCTGCGCGCCCGCCAATCGCGGAGCCGGTCGGGCAACGGGGCCGCAGACAACGGTGAGCGCGACGAGTACGGCGAGACGTTCCTCGTCATCGACAACCTCTACGCGTTCAGCCGCGACAACACCGACACCTTCAACACCCGGAATCCGCTGCTGGCCAAGGTGACCGAGCTGATCAACACCGGCATGTCCTACGGCATCCACGTCGTCGTCACCACCCCTAACTGGCTCGAGGTGCCACTTGCGATGCGTGACGGGCTCGGCTTGCGGCTCGAGCTGAAGTTGCCCGACCCGCGCGACAGCAACGTTCGCGTGACCGGAGCGCTACGGCGGCCCGCAGAGGCGGTCCCCGCCGAGCAGCCCGGGCGCGGCTTGACGATGGCCGCCGAACACTTCTTGTTCGCCACGCCGTCGGCCAGCGACATCGCTGTCATCAACGCCCGCCACGCGGGGGTGTCGGCCCCGCCGGTGCGGCTGCTGCCACCCGACCTGGCTCCGAGGCTGGTCGCGCCCCTGTACCCGGCGCCCGAACAGGTCGTCGTCGGCGAGCGTGAGGAGGACCTGGCGGCGGTGTCGCTGGCCTTCGACCAGAACCCGCTGCTGATGGTGTTCGGCGACGCCAAGTCCGGCAAGACCACGTTGCTGCGCCATGTGATCCGGACGATCCGCGAGCATTCGACGCCCGATGAGGTGGCGTTCACCGTCATCGACCGACGGCTGCACCTGGTCGATGAACCGCTGTTTCCGGACAACGAGTACACCCCCAACATCGACCGGATCACGCCGGCGATGCTGGGCCTGTCCGCGCTGCTCGAACAGCGACGACCGCCCGCCGGGCTGACCCCCGCTCAGCTCAGCGGTTGGACCCACCGCTCCGAACAGGACGGGCACACCCACTACCTGATCGTCGACGACGTCGACCAGATCCCGGACGCACCGGCAGTGAGCGGACCGTTCGCGGGGCAACGGCCGTGGACGAGCATCATCGGGTTGCTCTCGCAGGCAAGTGAACTCGGTCTGCGGGTGATCGTCACCGCTCGAGCCACCGGTTCCGCGCATGCGCTGATGACCGCGCCACTGCTGCGTCGCCTCAACGAGCTTCAGGCCGCGATCCTGATGATGTCGGGCAACCCGCAGGACAGCGGCAAGATCCGGGGGCACCGGTTCCGCCGGTTGCCCCCAGGCCGTGCGATGTTGCTCGACGACGGTGACGGCCCGACGTTCCTGCAGCTGGTCAACCCGGCCGCCGGGGCGATCGCCAGCGGTCCCGCCAACCGGCCGACCGATCAAGGAAGGGAGTACAACTGA
- the eccB gene encoding type VII secretion protein EccB, whose product MTTPDDQDRRTFTSRTPANDNPDRVVYRRGFVTRHQVSGWRFVMRRIASGIALHDTRMLVDPLRTQSRAVLVGALVLITGLVGCFVFSLIRPGGAAGDDAILADRTTSALYVRLGDQLHPVLNLTSARLIAGRPDNPTMVKTSEIDQFPRGNLIGIPGAPERMVQNTTRDADWTVCDGVSGPAAGVSLIAGPLTHVGERAAVLPDTEAVLAANADGPNAGTWLLWDGRRSRIDLDDRAVTTALGLRGQWPAARPIAPGLFNAVPEAPPLRAPAIAGAGEPPRFPLPAPAPVGAVVTSFDTDNTLRLYAVLPDGLQPISPVLASILRNTNSFGLDQPPRLGADDVARLPVADVIDNDAYPSEQISLVDAADAPLTCAQWTRTADATGATLELLIGVTLPVPDELHTVPLVGSGSGSTANRVAITPGRGYLVRSVGQDGGGVSTSPTGGAHFWLSDTGVRYGLAADGDQESIAALGLTPPILPIPWSMLSQFAPGPTLSRADALLAHDALAADPRPAVVRKAS is encoded by the coding sequence ATGACGACACCCGACGACCAGGATCGCCGCACCTTCACCTCGCGGACACCGGCCAACGACAACCCCGACCGGGTCGTGTACCGGCGGGGGTTCGTCACCCGCCACCAGGTGTCGGGCTGGCGATTCGTCATGCGCCGCATCGCGTCCGGTATTGCGCTGCACGACACCCGCATGCTCGTCGACCCGCTGCGCACGCAGTCGCGCGCGGTTCTCGTCGGCGCGCTCGTGCTCATCACCGGGCTGGTCGGCTGTTTCGTGTTCTCCCTGATCCGGCCCGGCGGCGCGGCGGGCGACGACGCGATCCTCGCCGACCGCACGACGTCGGCGCTCTACGTCCGGTTGGGCGACCAGTTGCACCCGGTGCTGAACCTGACCTCCGCACGGTTGATCGCCGGCCGGCCCGACAACCCGACGATGGTCAAGACCAGTGAGATCGACCAGTTCCCGCGCGGGAACCTGATCGGTATCCCGGGTGCGCCGGAACGCATGGTGCAGAACACCACTCGCGACGCCGACTGGACGGTGTGCGACGGGGTCTCGGGACCGGCGGCGGGCGTGTCGCTGATCGCGGGCCCGTTGACCCACGTGGGCGAACGGGCCGCCGTGCTACCTGACACCGAGGCGGTCCTGGCCGCCAACGCCGACGGACCGAACGCCGGCACCTGGCTGCTGTGGGACGGCCGCCGCAGCCGCATCGACCTCGACGACCGGGCGGTCACCACCGCGCTGGGCCTCCGCGGCCAGTGGCCGGCGGCCCGGCCGATCGCGCCCGGCCTCTTCAACGCGGTGCCCGAAGCCCCGCCGCTTCGCGCACCGGCGATCGCGGGAGCCGGTGAGCCGCCGCGCTTCCCGCTGCCCGCGCCCGCACCGGTGGGCGCGGTGGTGACCTCCTTCGACACCGACAACACGTTGCGTCTCTACGCGGTCCTGCCCGACGGCCTGCAGCCGATCTCGCCGGTGCTTGCCTCGATCCTGCGTAACACGAACTCGTTCGGACTCGACCAGCCGCCGCGGCTGGGGGCCGACGACGTCGCGCGCCTGCCGGTCGCCGACGTCATCGACAACGACGCGTATCCCAGCGAGCAGATCAGCCTGGTCGACGCCGCGGACGCGCCGCTGACCTGCGCGCAGTGGACGCGGACCGCAGACGCGACGGGCGCAACGCTGGAACTGCTGATCGGGGTCACACTTCCGGTGCCCGACGAGTTGCACACCGTCCCGCTGGTGGGTTCCGGTTCAGGCAGCACCGCGAACCGCGTCGCGATCACCCCTGGCCGCGGCTATCTGGTGCGGAGCGTCGGCCAGGACGGTGGCGGTGTATCGACCTCGCCGACCGGCGGAGCCCATTTCTGGCTCAGCGACACCGGTGTTCGATACGGCCTCGCCGCCGACGGTGACCAGGAGTCGATCGCCGCGCTGGGGCTCACCCCACCGATCCTGCCCATCCCGTGGTCGATGCTGAGTCAGTTCGCACCCGGGCCCACGCTGTCGCGCGCCGACGCGTTGCTGGCCCATGACGCGCTCGCAGCCGATCCCCGACCCGCCGTCGTGAGGAAGGCTTCGTGA
- the eccA gene encoding type VII secretion AAA-ATPase EccA: MPLSTDLAAAPRVDQDVVHRFATCCRALGLSVHDRRRPADIAAARAGFAELTRIAREQCDAWTGLAAAGDTSARIVEAVWRTVATAGVLQRHVNLDDGALSFSYDTGLYLQFDASTPDDFALAYAVTLCDAGDYAAADKLVDPLIRRRPDWIQARWIRVAMCFRTERWSDVVRLLTPIVNDAKLDQTYAHAVRVALATSLARLGMFAPALSYLEEPGGPVGVATVDGTLVKALALRAQGEDLDAADVLAELYAANPENEQVEIALSDATYGIVPTTAARIEARADPWDPETEPTETDFVDPGAKERKAHLLVEAEAELAEFIGLEEVKYQVARLKSSVAMAIRRQERGLTVAQRTNHLVFAGPPGTGKTTIARVVAKIYCGLGILKKETVREVHRSDLIGQHIGETEAKTNAIIDSALDGVLFLDEAYALVSTGAKNDFGLVAIDTLLARMENDRERLVVIIAGYRKDLDAFLDTNEGLRSRFTRSIDFPSYSAHELVEIAVRMAEKRDSIFEPAALAHMESLFGQLATATTPDGNGVERRNLDIAGNGRFVRNLVERSEEEREYRLDHSDSDEFTDDELMTITDEDTMKSAIPLLRGLGLTVPE, from the coding sequence GTGCCGCTATCTACTGATCTTGCTGCGGCACCGCGCGTCGACCAGGACGTGGTGCACCGCTTTGCGACGTGTTGCCGAGCATTGGGCCTGTCCGTGCACGATCGGCGGCGTCCTGCCGACATCGCGGCCGCGCGCGCCGGCTTCGCCGAGCTGACCCGCATCGCCCGCGAGCAGTGCGACGCCTGGACCGGACTGGCCGCCGCCGGCGACACCAGCGCCCGGATCGTCGAAGCCGTCTGGCGCACCGTCGCGACGGCCGGAGTTCTGCAGCGCCACGTGAACCTCGACGACGGTGCCCTGTCCTTCAGCTACGACACCGGCCTGTACCTGCAGTTCGACGCGTCGACGCCGGACGACTTCGCGCTGGCCTACGCGGTCACGCTGTGCGACGCCGGTGACTACGCGGCCGCCGACAAGCTGGTCGACCCGTTGATCAGGCGACGGCCCGACTGGATACAGGCGCGCTGGATCCGCGTGGCGATGTGTTTCCGCACCGAGCGGTGGTCGGATGTGGTGCGTCTGCTCACGCCGATCGTCAACGACGCCAAGCTCGACCAGACGTACGCCCATGCGGTGCGCGTGGCGCTGGCCACCTCGCTGGCGCGGCTCGGCATGTTCGCGCCCGCGCTGTCCTACCTCGAGGAGCCGGGCGGCCCGGTCGGGGTCGCGACGGTGGACGGCACCCTGGTCAAGGCGCTTGCGCTGCGCGCCCAGGGCGAGGACCTCGACGCCGCCGACGTGCTCGCCGAACTCTACGCCGCCAACCCGGAGAACGAACAGGTCGAGATTGCGCTGTCGGACGCTACGTACGGCATCGTGCCGACGACGGCCGCCCGCATCGAGGCCCGCGCCGATCCGTGGGATCCCGAGACCGAGCCCACCGAAACGGATTTCGTCGATCCCGGCGCCAAGGAGCGCAAGGCGCACCTGTTGGTCGAGGCCGAGGCTGAACTGGCCGAGTTCATCGGTCTCGAAGAGGTCAAGTATCAGGTCGCACGGCTGAAAAGCTCTGTAGCGATGGCGATTCGCAGGCAGGAACGCGGGCTGACGGTGGCCCAGCGCACCAACCATCTCGTCTTCGCCGGTCCGCCCGGGACCGGTAAGACCACCATCGCTCGCGTCGTCGCCAAGATCTACTGCGGGCTGGGCATCCTCAAGAAAGAGACGGTGCGTGAGGTGCACCGGTCCGACCTGATCGGCCAGCACATCGGCGAGACCGAGGCCAAGACCAACGCGATCATCGACAGTGCGCTGGACGGTGTGCTGTTCCTCGACGAGGCGTACGCGCTGGTGTCGACCGGCGCCAAGAACGACTTCGGACTCGTCGCCATCGACACGCTGCTGGCGCGCATGGAGAACGATCGCGAGCGGTTGGTGGTCATCATCGCCGGCTACCGCAAGGATCTCGACGCGTTCCTCGACACCAACGAGGGTCTACGGTCGCGCTTCACCCGCAGCATCGACTTCCCGTCCTACAGCGCACACGAACTGGTCGAGATCGCGGTGCGCATGGCGGAGAAGCGCGACAGCATCTTCGAGCCCGCCGCGCTGGCGCACATGGAGTCGTTGTTCGGCCAATTGGCCACGGCGACAACGCCGGACGGCAACGGCGTCGAGCGCCGCAATTTGGACATCGCAGGCAACGGCCGTTTCGTCCGCAACCTGGTCGAGCGTTCCGAGGAGGAGCGCGAGTACCGCCTCGACCACTCCGATAGCGACGAGTTCACCGATGACGAGCTGATGACCATCACCGACGAGGACACCATGAAGTCCGCCATCCCGCTGTTGCGCGGCCTCGGTCTGACGGTGCCGGAATGA